Proteins co-encoded in one Apodemus sylvaticus chromosome 6, mApoSyl1.1, whole genome shotgun sequence genomic window:
- the Fos gene encoding protein c-Fos has protein sequence MMFSGFNADYEASSSRCSSASPAGDNLSYYHSPADSFSSMGSPVNTQDFCADLSVSSANFIPTVTAISTSPDLQWLVQPTLVSSVAPSQTRAPHPYGLPTPSTGAYARAGMMKTVSGGRAQSIGRRGKVEQLSPEEEEKRRIRRERNKMAAAKCRNRRRELTDTLQAETDQLEDEKSALQTEIANLLKEKEKLEFILAAHRPACKIPDDLGFPEEMSVTSLDLTGGLTEATTPESEEAFTLPLLNDPEPKPSLEPVKSISTMELKAEPFDDFLFPASSRPSGSETARSVPDVDLSGSFYAADWEPLHSSSLGMGPMVTELEPLCTPVVTCTPSCTTYTSSFVFTYPEADSFPSCAAAHRKGSSSNEPSSDSLSSPTLLAL, from the exons ATGATGTTCTCGGGTTTCAACGCCGACTACGAGGCGTCATCCTCCCGCTGCAGTAGCGCCTCCCCGGCCGGAGACAACCTTTCCTACTACCATTCCCCAGCCGACTCCTTCTCCAGCATGGGCTCCCCTGTCAACACACAG GACTTTTGCGCAGATCTGTCCGTCTCTAGTGCCAACTTTATCCCCACGGTGACTGCCATCTCCACCAGCCCAGACCTGCAGTGGCTGGTGCAGCCCACTCTGGTCTCCTCCGTGGCCCCGTCGCAGACCAGAGCGCCCCATCCTTACGGACTCCCCACCCCGTCAACTGGGGCTTACGCCAGAGCGGGAATGATGAAGACCGTGTCAGGCGGCAGAGCGCAGAGCATCGGCCGAAGGGGCAAAGTAGAGCAG CTATCTcctgaagaggaagagaaacgGAGAATCCGAAGGGAGCGGAATAAGATGGCTGCAGCCAAGTGCCGGAATCGGAGGAGGGAGCTGACAGACACGCTCCAAGCG GAGACAGATCAACTTGAAGATGAGAAGTCTGCGTTGCAGACCGAGATTGCCAATCTgctgaaagagaaggaaaaactgGAGTTTATTTTGGCAGCCCACCGGCCTGCCTGCAAGATCCCCGATGACCTAGGCTTCCCGGAGGAGATGTCTGTGACCTCCCTGGATTTGACTGGGGGTCTGACTGAGGCTACCACCCCAGAGTCTGAGGAGGCCTTCACCCTGCCCCTTCTCAACGACCCTGAGCCCAAGCCATCCTTGGAGCCAGTCAAGAGCATCAGCACCATGGAGCTGAAGGCTGAGCCTTTTGATGACTTCTTGTTTCCGGCGTCATCTAGGCCCAGTGGCTCGGAGACCGCCCGCTCCGTGCCAGATGTGGACCTGTCCGGTTCCTTCTATGCAGCAGACTGGGAGCCTCTGCACAGCAGTTCCCTGGGGATGGGGCCCATGGTCACAGAGCTGGAGCCCCTGTGTACTCCCGTGGTTACCTGTACTCCCAGCTGCACTACGTACACGTCTTCCTTTGTCTTCACCTACCCCGAGGCTGACTCCTTCCCAAGCTGTGCGGCTGCCCACCGaaagggcagcagcagcaacgaGCCCTCCTCTGACTCACTGAGCTCGCCCACACTGCTGGCCCTGTGA